CCAAACTGTCTCTACTGTTTAGGAACTGGCATTGGGACGCGCCATCCTGTggcgaggggaggtgtgtggtcaTGTCCCACCAGCATCTTGCCCTGCCAAACCGGGGTGGGCACTTCCTGTTCCGGTGGAATGATGACAACTGCAACTTAAAGAACAACTTTGTCTGCAAATACTCAGAGGGTGAGCTCTGGAACACTCTAGAACTATCCGGGACATTCCGGAACACTCATACAGTCTACCTGGAGACTTCCCTTCAGAATAGCTAATTGTCTGCTCAATTTCAATGGTCTTTTTCTCAGAGAAAATATCGGCGTTCACGGTGGAGGCAAACGcagcacacacaggtaaacactcACCCagcacccacccacacaggaAATAATAGCCTGTCTCTGTGACCTATGTTTGGGGTGGGTGAGCTATTTTTAAACAGTGCTGGGCATTAGGATTCTTCACAACCTGTCATTTTGTCCCTGGCACTTAACAATTGTTTATGTCTGGGCTACAAAATATCTggaaacatgttaacatgttgggGTCTGAGGAGGCTGGGAAAGTGCGGCCTCTAGTGTTGACTTTAAGTAAAGTCACCCAGAGTGAATCAGGGCTGATCATGACAATGACCTGGAAATATACCCTGCTGTAGGTTTTCCGTCCGTCAACCCCAATTGTAACTAACAATGGTTGACAATTCAGCTTGTCAACCAGCTAACAATAAGAATCTGCTGTGCAAAATTGGGGTTGGAGCCAAAACCTTAAAGATGGCAacactccaggaacagggttggactgCCTTGGTTTATatggactgactgactgactataGATTAGATACCATGAAATGATCCGCGACTTCTGAAGTCCCAGTGGGGTTCTGTGTTTAGATCCCCCAAACGTGTCTTTGAGGACGATCATCCTGTCAGCgacggagagagatgagacGACCAAAATAGGTCTACCTGAATCATCAGGTAAGACCAAAGGTGCTCTCATTCTGTCACAACTCACAACTCATTTGCCTTTGACAGTTTTTATTTTCAAACACTGAACAAGAACTGGTTAGCTTCCACCTCACAGATACCCAGCACATTCGTTCAACACTGGTACGATCACAAGTCGATCATGACGACTTTAAACCAGATCACTTTGCATTGCTGTCGTCAACATTATTATCATCATATCGTATTACAAGCCCCTCTCATAGATTCACACAGTAACATTTGTCTCTGCCGCCCCTGCTCCCAGTGTCTCTGTCAGACAGCAGCCTGtcctacttcctgtttggctcCATCCCCGTCATGCTGCTGATCCTGCTGCTGGCTACAGGCATATACTGCTACCGACGCTCTGCTGGGAGGTAACCACAGGAGCACTGACCACTGGAATACTGTTGGAACTGTGCACAAGTGTGTCAAAAGAAGCTTGTCAGTCCTACTAGATCATGCTGCTGCACTTAGCACAGGCacatttgtatgtcgctttcaAGAAAAGGGTATTTTATAttagtaaatgtaaatgtagtggtGACTGAAAAAGTGAGCATTTTATAccttatatttttttatacatatattataatgtttatatattttttatggcGACAGTCAAATCTGTGGTGGTTATGAAGTGGGTATGATGGGTGTCCAACATCATGAGTCAACATCACACAATTTCATGTTAAGCAGGCTCAGATCTGCTTATAGAAGTCAATTTGATGCACTGTAAGAATAGACCAATGAACGCTCCTTCGACACATAGCATAGACATCACCGTCTAGActctttgattggctgtgtgtgCCCATGGCTCTCTACGCATCAGGGTGACCTgacaaaaacaacatacttAATCTAAGTCTGGAAACCAGCTCCAGATTGTTTCGTAGTTTCCAGTCTGGCctgtgttatatatatataactgtcTACGTGCATGTGTCACGTGTGTCCCGTgcaggaggaagacagagacaggccgCTTCCCCTGCAGCCCCTCTCCAGAGCAGTGGGTGTCTGCAGACTTGTTGGGGACTTGTCCCCCCTTCCAGGGCCCCTACGCCAGCAGCCCCGTCACCAAGCTGCCCCTGGAGGctctgagagggggggtgggggtggtggccaGGATGTCCCACTGCCCAGCCTCTCCGGAGCCTTCGCAGTGGGACGACTACGAGAACGTGCCAAGCCCGGGGACGGAGTGCGGCTTTGTGACCAACGACATCTACGAGACGTGTAGGGGCCGGAGCCAGACAGGCTGGGTGGAGAACGAGATCTACGGATGAACGAGGTCTTATCAGGCCAGACTGGGCTCTGTGGTGAAGGGTTTGTGGTGAACATCCAGACATGCAAATGAAAGGCACGGATGATCCGGAACAGTCTCCATCGGTCTTGACTCTAGACCTCACCCTGCTGTTGTTCAAatgatgtcccccccccccttgctgtTGCCCCCTCAGTAACATCTGTCAAATCAGATCTGGTAATCCTAGGTCACATGAACACCTGactgatcctaaccctaacccatgctGTAGCGTCCCGTCTGCTGGTTGGGTGGGGAGTGTGCAGACGCAGGGGGGTTTGAACTCGGGTCTCCTGCCTTTTTTTCTCGATAGCCTTAACCTGCTAAACTAAACGCTGGGCCTTTATTTTGGGGAGGTAATGCAGGTCTCCAGGCCTTAAGGCCAGATTCCCCCTCATCACAAGAGTGACTAGTTCACTGCACCAGTGTTGTTTCCataaggacaaagagagaggcccAGCTGGCCTGTCTCACCATGGATGTTCTTTCTGTGCCTGGATGTCCCTGTCACCGTGCCTACAAAGCTgactgtttgagtgtgtgtgtgtgtgtgtgtctgtgtgcatgtgtgtgtgtcttgtgtgtgcacgtctgcacgtgtctgtctgcgtgtgtgtgtctgtgtgttgtcacCCCTGTGTGACGTTTCCTGTGTGGAAGCTGATGTCAGGGAACAGGACAATTCCTACAGAAATTGAGAGActaccagctctctctctccctttctttctctctctcgcttccctTTTCtctacattttctctctctctccctttactcTCCTAACTATAATGTTTACTAACTCATCCCTGTTGTTTCTGAGAATATGATTGCTTCAGAATGATTTAGGCCATGGATCTCCTCTCAAACCcagatctgagtgtgtgtcataGTATTGTCTTCTAGCCTATTCCAGTCCTTGAAAGCTATAGCTTTAGTTCAGATAAGAAAATATCCAATATGTTGTGTTGCTTCCATAATCAAttcaggtggggctgtgtgtgtgtgtgtatgtgtcgtgTGTTTGTACTTGCGATTTGTAAGCTTCTGAGAGTGTGGTGGAAAAGTGTTGCctcaggaggagaaagaggggcggagtgtgtgagcgtgttctTGGAGGATGTTGGGCAGGAAATGCCAAAAGCACATCTGGAACTCCTACATGCAGGAAGTTTGTCCATGACAGAGGAGCAGAAATGAGGCCTAGAGGGTGCTGCCTGGTCTGCAT
The genomic region above belongs to Osmerus eperlanus chromosome 11, fOsmEpe2.1, whole genome shotgun sequence and contains:
- the laynb gene encoding layilin, translated to MDFIRLLGTVLAVFFHPGSASQFNGQRICRRGTERPCYKISYYQDSRRRVTFEEARRACLGDGGDLLSIETENEQHLVERFIQQVKSGDGDFWIGLKGAGREPHRAAVTAPRCSSEYSWLDGSKDTFRNWHWDAPSCGEGRCVVMSHQHLALPNRGGHFLFRWNDDNCNLKNNFVCKYSEEKISAFTVEANAAHTDPPNVSLRTIILSATERDETTKIGLPESSVSLSDSSLSYFLFGSIPVMLLILLLATGIYCYRRSAGRRKTETGRFPCSPSPEQWVSADLLGTCPPFQGPYASSPVTKLPLEALRGGVGVVARMSHCPASPEPSQWDDYENVPSPGTECGFVTNDIYETCRGRSQTGWVENEIYG